The following proteins are encoded in a genomic region of Spirosoma sp. SC4-14:
- a CDS encoding GPW/gp25 family protein, whose translation MLNPYSLHYPIANLLHKQTQPHIPVVDAIREHINLLLATRLDEYRYDPAMGCGIWQEDYANITNPTQWKSDAEQAIMSLILQYEKRLQYARVYVDIDEPADQDADGRIIRIRRRILIRVSGNLPETGETMSEQTFIMYFSPLASE comes from the coding sequence ATGCTAAACCCCTATTCACTCCACTACCCCATCGCTAACCTGCTCCATAAGCAGACGCAACCGCATATACCCGTAGTGGACGCCATTCGCGAGCATATCAATTTGCTGCTGGCCACCCGCCTGGACGAATACCGGTATGATCCGGCTATGGGGTGCGGCATCTGGCAGGAAGATTACGCTAACATCACCAATCCAACCCAATGGAAAAGTGATGCCGAACAGGCCATTATGAGCCTGATTCTGCAATATGAAAAACGACTGCAATACGCCAGGGTATATGTCGACATTGATGAACCCGCCGATCAGGATGCCGATGGCCGAATTATTCGTATTCGCCGACGCATCCTTATCCGGGTTAGCGGCAACCTGCCCGAAACGGGCGAAACCATGTCCGAACAAACATTTATCATGTATTTCAGCCCATTAGCCAGCGAGTAA
- a CDS encoding CHAP domain-containing protein: MSLRQNILNFARPKRGHRVGNGQCWTFVETALRTAGARTSNDMMGAENVVDDADYVWGDPVTLASLQPGDIIQFRDYSYTSTGDDGSITVERPHHTAIVSSVGTNGQVTVLEQNIDDTQIVRQNTLYLRDGAFGGRSVTVTGQMWFYRALPK, translated from the coding sequence ATGTCACTACGTCAGAACATATTGAATTTCGCCCGTCCGAAACGAGGTCATCGGGTTGGCAATGGCCAATGCTGGACCTTTGTTGAAACGGCCCTCCGAACGGCTGGTGCACGCACATCGAACGACATGATGGGAGCCGAAAACGTGGTCGACGACGCTGATTATGTGTGGGGCGACCCCGTTACACTGGCCAGCCTCCAACCGGGCGATATCATTCAGTTTCGGGATTACAGCTACACCAGCACCGGCGACGATGGCAGCATAACTGTCGAACGGCCACACCACACGGCCATTGTTTCGTCGGTTGGCACCAATGGCCAGGTTACGGTACTTGAACAAAACATCGACGACACGCAGATAGTCCGACAGAATACGCTCTACCTGCGCGATGGTGCGTTTGGCGGCCGGTCTGTAACCGTCACGGGGCAAATGTGGTTTTACCGGGCGCTACCAAAGTAA
- a CDS encoding type VI secretion system baseplate subunit TssG: protein MRLLYDIRAEVWIADQQQRCAVPTEIVVRSKGTFSRAYSTDILKVDTIEADALHPLTHVMHLSREGLYDTLPETLHHPPAPPLQPGRDEARAMLDQSKRLRHEENEARTFWLPFEQESFRQRIQIETQESQALTRAYGAIWDELHSYLWGDLGLTARQRACLLAIWTNAYRLVGDWEQTEQYLKEFLQVPVRLQYGNFTDIDDFLPTEAEPLPLGLGHLGQDWVLGGKDLTDDGGTIRITLGPLSNEELTDYLPNGIGLRYIKLLADYLLPADADWQLDVRPNEHEGIFSLTDDTTTGRLGLTTMLATN, encoded by the coding sequence ATGCGTTTGTTGTACGATATACGAGCCGAAGTCTGGATTGCCGATCAACAGCAGCGGTGTGCCGTTCCGACAGAAATCGTTGTTCGTTCTAAAGGCACATTTAGCCGGGCTTATAGCACCGATATTCTGAAAGTCGACACCATTGAGGCCGACGCGCTGCACCCGCTAACGCATGTGATGCACCTCAGCCGCGAGGGGCTCTACGACACCCTACCCGAAACCTTACATCATCCGCCCGCTCCCCCGTTGCAACCCGGACGCGACGAAGCCCGCGCCATGCTCGACCAGAGCAAACGGCTCCGTCATGAAGAAAACGAAGCCCGCACGTTCTGGCTTCCCTTTGAGCAGGAATCGTTCAGACAACGCATCCAAATCGAAACACAGGAATCGCAGGCACTGACTCGCGCCTACGGGGCCATCTGGGACGAACTGCATAGTTATTTGTGGGGCGACTTAGGGCTAACAGCCCGTCAACGCGCCTGCCTGCTGGCAATCTGGACAAATGCCTATCGGCTTGTTGGCGATTGGGAACAGACGGAACAGTATCTGAAAGAGTTTCTACAGGTTCCCGTCCGACTTCAGTACGGTAACTTCACCGACATCGATGATTTTTTACCGACTGAAGCCGAACCGCTACCATTAGGTCTGGGACACTTGGGGCAGGATTGGGTGCTTGGCGGAAAAGACCTCACCGACGATGGCGGTACGATCCGAATTACGCTCGGTCCCCTTTCAAACGAAGAACTAACCGATTACCTGCCCAATGGCATAGGCCTGCGCTACATAAAACTGCTGGCCGACTACCTGCTACCGGCTGATGCGGACTGGCAACTGGACGTTCGACCTAATGAACACGAAGGCATTTTTAGCCTGACCGATGACACGACAACCGGACGCCTGGGCCTGACAACAATGCTCGCAACTAACTAA
- a CDS encoding TssN family type VI secretion system protein, translated as METAVILTVVLYVALAILCLIGLGIRHSFAAIFTKKLLMYTVVSLVIAAALGAAFARFESLVTVFYWIEIVALALGIVHVLVSRTMLPHIAQGGFWSEFLLAAAILLLTAGAFTGLFQGLQHSDRFLPALISGFLPFFLPLLFLYAYTAWLAIPPKIYRKWFYPIDRAVPLIELNDTVRLNFRVSKTPDSIDLAIYTVKAPIDRTLHDLFHYMIYSHNAEENPEQPIMYYEQNHEGSLLGWVFYKESLGGLSKQFLDPALTLTRNGVKANDVIIARSFVSTE; from the coding sequence ATGGAAACTGCTGTCATTCTTACCGTTGTACTTTATGTCGCTCTGGCCATCCTCTGCCTGATCGGGCTGGGCATACGACACTCGTTTGCTGCGATCTTCACCAAAAAACTTCTGATGTATACCGTGGTGAGTCTGGTCATTGCAGCCGCACTGGGAGCTGCTTTTGCCCGGTTCGAATCGCTTGTTACGGTCTTTTACTGGATCGAAATTGTAGCATTGGCACTAGGCATTGTTCATGTGCTGGTATCACGCACGATGCTCCCGCACATCGCTCAGGGTGGTTTCTGGAGCGAATTTCTGCTTGCCGCTGCCATACTGCTGCTAACAGCCGGTGCATTTACGGGACTATTTCAGGGTTTGCAACATTCCGACCGTTTTTTACCAGCGCTGATTTCGGGATTTCTGCCTTTTTTTCTTCCGCTGTTGTTTTTATATGCCTACACGGCCTGGCTGGCTATTCCGCCTAAAATATATCGGAAGTGGTTTTACCCAATCGACAGAGCAGTGCCACTCATTGAATTAAACGACACGGTGCGGCTTAATTTTCGGGTCTCGAAAACACCCGATTCTATCGATTTAGCGATATACACCGTTAAAGCCCCTATCGACCGCACGCTGCACGACCTGTTTCACTACATGATTTATTCGCATAATGCCGAAGAAAATCCTGAACAGCCCATCATGTATTACGAGCAAAATCATGAAGGCAGTCTGCTCGGCTGGGTATTCTATAAAGAGTCGCTGGGCGGTTTGTCGAAGCAGTTTCTCGATCCTGCACTAACGCTGACCCGCAACGGTGTAAAAGCCAATGATGTCATTATTGCCCGCAGTTTTGTAAGCACTGAATAA